One stretch of Armigeres subalbatus isolate Guangzhou_Male chromosome 2, GZ_Asu_2, whole genome shotgun sequence DNA includes these proteins:
- the LOC134209565 gene encoding uncharacterized protein K02A2.6-like, translated as MRSINAECTNAALCEIFQIWGCPLVIQSDNGPPFQSTNFISFWEDKGVKVRKSIPLCPQTNGIVERQNQGVIKALAASRLDGKNWREALRKYVHNHNNLTPHSRLGVTPFELLVGWRYRGTFPSLWGPSEQKALDREDVRERDAEAKLVSKKYADKVHHAKDSDIKVGDIVVLAQHKKGKTDATFGSERFRVLTRSGAKVVIVSKNGVQYARNINDVKIAPTPEALDDSERVGNDDHDFAPDGDENLGLLNHDFVQSKPEQEKEATSSLREKRIIRKPARFDNKYVYTVFF; from the coding sequence ATGAGATCTATTAATGCAGAGTGTACAAATGCCGCACTTTGCGAAATCTTCCAGATCTGGGGTTGCCCGCTTGTTATACAGAGCGATAATGGGCCACCATTTCAAAGCACGAACTTCATCTCTTTTTGGGAAGATAAAGGAGTGAAAGTTAGGAAATCCATTCCGCTATGCCCGCAAACAAATGGTATAGTTGAACGTCAAAACCAGGGCGTTATAAAAGCTTTGGCAGCGTCCAGATTAGACGGCAAGAATTGGCGAGAGGCCCTGCGGAAATATGTCCATAATCATAATAATCTCACACCGCACAGCAGACTAGGAGTCACGCCTTTCGAGCTTCTAGTAGGCTGGAGATATCGTGGGACTTTCCCAAGCTTGTGGGGCCCATCAGAACAAAAGGCGCTTGATCGAGAAGACGTACGTGAGCGAGACGCAGAGGCAAAGTTAGTGAGCAAGAAGTACGCGGATAAGGTTCATCATGCTAAGGATTCCGACATCAAAGTGGGCGACATCGTAGTCCTGGCTCAAcacaaaaaaggaaaaacagATGCCACTTTCGGATCAGAAAGGTTCAGAGTACTAACTAGAAGCGGTGCAAAGGTGGTCATAGTCAGCAAGAACGGAGTACAGTATGCCCGGAACATTAATGACGTAAAAATAGCGCCAACACCAGAGGCATTAGATGACAGCGAAAGAGTTGGAAACGATGATCACGATTTTGCTCCTGATGGTGACGAAAACTTGGGCCTACTAAACCATGACTTCGTTCAATCCAAACCAGAACAGGAAAAGGAAGCTACGTCTTCGTTAAGAGAGAAACGCATTATCAGAAAGCCGGCGCGGTTTGATAACAAATACGTTTATACAGTTTTCTTTTAA